A genomic window from Yoonia rosea includes:
- a CDS encoding LuxR C-terminal-related transcriptional regulator, whose amino-acid sequence MRITIVSKNTFFQHALASMLAQENMTVAGQFDDLKALMKGQSICTADVDVLIIEDAAPCTKRLFADLATLHRRKPLLKSLLVVSQVDAAFLSALYEAGCAGCLLSNIPPSAMSHYIRLAASGQRVLPDGAADMLRQLLQEVTPSANVKELLSKLTHREGRVLGHLLKGSPNKLIASDLQLPITTVKGDLKSIMRKTGAANRTALAVSVMKQGLAGAVHSAAH is encoded by the coding sequence ATGAGAATCACGATCGTTTCGAAAAATACATTCTTTCAACATGCGCTGGCGTCAATGTTGGCACAGGAAAACATGACCGTTGCAGGGCAGTTCGATGACCTGAAGGCGCTGATGAAAGGCCAAAGCATCTGTACGGCAGATGTTGATGTGCTGATCATTGAGGATGCAGCACCCTGCACAAAGCGGCTGTTTGCGGATCTGGCGACATTGCACCGCCGCAAGCCATTATTGAAATCGTTGCTTGTTGTGTCGCAAGTCGATGCGGCATTCTTGTCGGCGCTGTATGAAGCAGGCTGCGCCGGGTGTTTGCTATCAAACATTCCGCCCAGTGCGATGTCGCATTACATCCGGCTTGCGGCTTCTGGTCAGCGCGTCTTGCCAGACGGGGCCGCAGATATGTTGCGCCAGTTGCTGCAAGAAGTCACACCATCCGCCAATGTGAAAGAGTTGCTATCAAAGCTGACACACCGCGAAGGGCGGGTATTGGGGCATTTGCTGAAGGGCTCTCCCAACAAATTGATCGCATCGGACCTGCAGTTGCCGATAACGACCGTCAAAGGTGACCTGAAATCAATTATGCGAAAGACGGGTGCCGCGAACCGGACAGCCTTGGCGGTTTCCGTCATGAAGCAGGGTTTGGCTGGGGCTGTACATTCCGCCGCGCACTAG
- a CDS encoding S8 family peptidase, protein MHEVTSTNARKKAAPYIIGKPAVTPANLEEVDLTALAAQLTVRQKAFAAMAAGDDADAGDIAPLAFEALSDPKTKEVHSLSVELTEDHVQELKDTYGEALIIEKNHSLQMFSGLAQFEMSHSPMLTTQNDDFKVTLKVIDDDGAPVEGVQVDLLGELWSDRQRTNAQGKVTLKLPGETYETLTELRLKAASGFWSRVIAAPQFASRDNVVRVSALPTSTDGPQIDLWGNQAVGNVAMPQGDRVRVAVIDSGFADGHPDVVAAGGRGFADGGDPQEDWKSDDSGHGTHVAGTIGALNNAIGMRGIADRVDLFALRVFPGATIAKLIAAIDTAIELEVDVVNMSLGGKEKSVLLQQRMQAARAAGILLVAAAGNSGGPVMYPAAYPEVMAVAAIGKFGTYPEDSFHKRHETEHVSQDGQYFAAHFTCRGPQIDVCGPGVAVISTLPGPGFGSYDGTSMASPHVAGIAAVLLAQDAGIQAMARDLTRSDALFAKVVGACKPLGLPSEFQGRGMPVLTAQGAPADGPVADDDETPETPGGEAGLDMVADLIQKAIEAARKIKESA, encoded by the coding sequence ATGCATGAAGTTACATCCACAAACGCGCGCAAAAAAGCTGCCCCTTACATTATCGGGAAACCAGCCGTCACGCCCGCAAATCTTGAAGAAGTCGACCTGACTGCTCTGGCCGCGCAGCTGACTGTACGCCAGAAAGCCTTTGCGGCGATGGCTGCAGGCGACGACGCGGACGCAGGAGATATTGCGCCGCTCGCCTTTGAGGCGCTGTCCGACCCCAAGACAAAAGAGGTCCATTCGCTCAGCGTCGAGCTGACGGAAGATCATGTTCAAGAGCTTAAGGACACGTATGGCGAAGCGTTGATCATTGAGAAGAACCACAGTCTGCAAATGTTCAGTGGCCTCGCACAATTCGAGATGAGCCACTCGCCGATGCTGACAACGCAAAACGACGACTTCAAAGTCACGCTGAAAGTGATCGATGACGACGGTGCACCTGTAGAGGGCGTGCAGGTCGATCTCTTGGGAGAGCTTTGGTCGGATCGTCAACGCACCAATGCGCAAGGCAAAGTCACGCTGAAATTGCCTGGTGAAACCTATGAAACCCTGACCGAGTTGCGCTTGAAAGCCGCAAGCGGCTTCTGGAGCAGAGTGATTGCTGCGCCGCAATTTGCATCGCGCGATAATGTGGTGCGTGTCTCGGCGTTGCCCACCAGTACGGATGGACCGCAGATTGACCTCTGGGGCAATCAGGCCGTCGGTAATGTGGCGATGCCACAAGGCGACCGCGTGCGCGTTGCTGTGATCGACAGCGGGTTTGCCGATGGCCACCCTGATGTTGTCGCGGCAGGCGGTCGCGGATTTGCCGATGGTGGCGACCCGCAAGAAGACTGGAAATCAGACGACAGCGGGCACGGCACCCATGTTGCGGGCACCATTGGCGCGTTGAACAATGCGATTGGTATGCGCGGTATTGCGGACCGTGTTGATCTGTTTGCATTGCGCGTCTTTCCGGGGGCTACAATTGCAAAACTGATCGCAGCAATTGATACGGCAATTGAATTGGAAGTTGATGTCGTCAACATGTCGCTTGGTGGTAAGGAAAAAAGTGTTCTGTTGCAGCAACGTATGCAAGCAGCGCGCGCTGCGGGGATTCTGTTGGTCGCGGCTGCAGGAAATAGCGGGGGGCCTGTGATGTATCCGGCCGCCTATCCAGAAGTAATGGCGGTTGCTGCAATCGGCAAATTCGGGACTTACCCCGAAGACAGCTTTCATAAGCGCCACGAAACGGAGCATGTCAGTCAAGATGGCCAGTACTTTGCCGCTCACTTCACCTGCCGCGGACCGCAGATTGATGTGTGTGGGCCCGGTGTTGCGGTGATCTCAACGCTGCCCGGTCCCGGATTTGGCAGCTACGATGGCACCTCAATGGCGTCACCACATGTGGCGGGTATTGCAGCTGTTTTGCTGGCGCAGGACGCTGGTATTCAGGCAATGGCACGCGACCTGACACGCTCTGATGCGCTGTTTGCAAAGGTCGTGGGCGCATGCAAACCGCTGGGCTTGCCCTCTGAATTTCAAGGCCGCGGAATGCCGGTTCTGACAGCACAAGGTGCCCCCGCTGACGGGCCCGTCGCAGACGACGACGAGACGCCAGAAACACCGGGCGGAGAAGCTGGTCTGGATATGGTTGCCGATTTGATCCAAAAAGCAATCGAAGCTGCCAGAAAGATCAAGGAAAGCGCCTGA
- a CDS encoding efflux RND transporter permease subunit, with product MKIARFSIEFPIYTWIFMLFAIFGGAFGYLSVGKLEDPTFTLKSALVITPYPGASASEVATEISEVLEAEIQQMDEVKKVTSRNTQGSSVIEVEVEDQYGGDELPQIWDDLRDRVADARAHLPSGALPSIVNDDFGEVFGILYAVSAPGFSDAEIWEMATFLRRDLLTVEGVANVEIRGLPEEAIFVEPSSQIVSSLGIDPGVIINAISTSTAINPTGFVTNGSANLRIQGPSAEDSVREISGLTFGFQGKVLNLLDVAEVTRGRVDAPAHILRHNGQEIFTLGVSGLPSENIVAVGQRVEAALNVLQDMLPVGVTVTPIYEQHRVVDEANGSFLVSLALSVGVVIAVLALFMGPRAAVVVGVSLLLTVMATFFFMYLFDVKVERISLGALIIAMGMLVDNAIVIAEGMQQEMRKGRTSREAADTAAQKTQIPLLGATIIGIMAFAGIGLSPDATGEFMFSLFAVIGISLLLSWLVAVTVTPLLGHYLFKTGGLVGDDTGYDGPVFRAYGGVVRWALKLRWLVIAGLLGTTVACVMAFAQVKQQFFPPATTPLFYLEYKAAQGTAIGEVSRDLQVIEEWLLARDDVDAVTATIGQGLTRFILTYNPATADSSYGQLVIRATSDEVIPALRADLDQFGIEALPWAELQTKRIIYGPPVSSDIEARFSGPDASVLRALAAQAEDVLRNATPLLHSEHNDWRETEIITRPIYAEDRAQAAGIGRSDVANAIALATNGLPAGTYRERDRLIDIVVRTPRSETTRDGQLLDQIVYSTAIGGYLPLSQVIDGFEVVAEDPVIERRNRVQTITVQANVIDGLTPPTIFAEIRPLIEAIELPAGYRMEWGGEFESAGEAQASLGRQMPLSFGTMLLITVLLFGKLRQTAVIWTIVPMAINGVALGLLYSNLAFSFTAMLGLLSLSGMLIKNAIVLVEEIDAQKEVGLPQDKAIITASVSRLRPVVLAAATTILGMIPLLSDGFFAAMAVTIMGGLGFASILTLIGVPVLYHTYLRKERLADKRGELAAVAA from the coding sequence ATGAAAATCGCTCGTTTTTCAATCGAATTTCCAATCTATACGTGGATATTCATGTTGTTCGCGATCTTTGGCGGAGCCTTCGGGTATTTGTCAGTTGGCAAACTCGAGGATCCAACTTTCACACTCAAGTCCGCTCTTGTCATTACCCCGTACCCCGGCGCCTCAGCATCCGAAGTAGCGACCGAAATCTCAGAAGTTCTTGAAGCTGAAATCCAGCAGATGGACGAAGTCAAAAAAGTCACATCACGCAACACGCAAGGTAGTTCGGTTATCGAAGTCGAGGTCGAAGACCAGTATGGCGGCGATGAACTGCCCCAAATCTGGGATGATCTGCGCGACCGGGTCGCCGACGCCCGCGCACACCTGCCCTCTGGTGCCCTTCCTTCCATCGTGAATGATGACTTCGGTGAAGTGTTTGGCATTCTCTATGCAGTTTCAGCGCCAGGTTTTTCGGACGCGGAAATCTGGGAAATGGCAACATTCTTGCGCCGCGACCTGTTGACCGTCGAGGGTGTCGCCAATGTTGAAATTCGAGGATTGCCCGAAGAGGCTATTTTTGTAGAACCGTCCTCGCAAATCGTCTCGTCTCTCGGGATAGATCCTGGTGTGATCATAAATGCCATCAGCACGTCTACGGCCATTAACCCGACAGGGTTTGTGACCAACGGCAGCGCAAACCTGCGCATTCAGGGCCCTTCAGCCGAGGACAGCGTCAGAGAAATCAGCGGCCTGACGTTCGGATTTCAGGGTAAGGTTTTGAACCTGCTCGACGTCGCCGAGGTCACGCGCGGCCGCGTTGATGCGCCCGCGCATATCCTGCGTCATAACGGACAAGAGATATTTACCCTTGGTGTGTCTGGGCTGCCGTCAGAGAATATTGTCGCGGTCGGTCAACGGGTCGAGGCCGCATTGAATGTGTTGCAGGACATGCTGCCCGTTGGTGTCACCGTGACGCCCATCTATGAACAACACCGTGTCGTCGACGAAGCAAACGGCAGTTTCCTTGTCTCTCTGGCGCTTTCGGTCGGCGTTGTGATCGCCGTTCTCGCCTTGTTTATGGGGCCACGCGCCGCTGTTGTCGTCGGGGTATCTTTGTTGCTGACGGTGATGGCGACATTCTTTTTCATGTATCTGTTCGACGTCAAAGTTGAACGTATCAGTCTTGGCGCGCTCATCATCGCGATGGGTATGCTTGTCGACAATGCCATCGTGATCGCCGAAGGCATGCAACAAGAGATGCGCAAAGGCCGAACGTCGCGCGAAGCTGCTGATACTGCGGCCCAGAAAACCCAAATCCCACTTCTTGGCGCCACGATTATCGGCATCATGGCGTTTGCCGGCATCGGGTTGTCACCTGATGCGACGGGCGAGTTCATGTTCTCGCTCTTTGCCGTGATTGGGATTTCGCTTTTGTTGTCTTGGTTGGTGGCTGTCACCGTGACACCTCTACTGGGTCACTACCTGTTCAAGACAGGTGGTCTTGTCGGCGACGATACCGGCTATGACGGCCCTGTGTTTCGCGCCTATGGCGGCGTTGTGCGTTGGGCTTTGAAGCTGCGCTGGCTTGTCATTGCGGGCCTGCTTGGAACGACCGTTGCTTGTGTCATGGCCTTTGCACAAGTGAAGCAGCAGTTTTTTCCACCGGCAACAACGCCGCTATTCTATCTGGAATACAAAGCCGCCCAAGGCACTGCGATTGGCGAAGTGTCGCGTGACCTTCAGGTCATCGAAGAGTGGCTTTTGGCCCGCGACGATGTAGACGCGGTGACTGCCACAATCGGTCAAGGCCTGACGCGGTTCATCCTCACATACAATCCAGCAACGGCTGACAGCTCATACGGGCAGTTGGTCATCCGGGCCACAAGCGATGAAGTCATCCCTGCCCTGCGCGCAGATCTTGATCAATTTGGTATCGAAGCTTTGCCTTGGGCGGAATTACAGACCAAGCGGATCATCTATGGCCCGCCTGTCAGTTCTGATATTGAAGCGCGCTTTTCTGGGCCTGATGCGTCGGTGCTGCGCGCGCTCGCCGCACAAGCCGAAGATGTCTTGCGCAACGCAACGCCGCTGCTGCACAGCGAACACAACGACTGGCGCGAGACCGAGATTATCACACGGCCCATCTACGCCGAAGATCGCGCCCAAGCCGCAGGAATCGGGCGTAGCGATGTCGCGAACGCGATTGCGCTGGCCACAAATGGCCTCCCCGCTGGCACCTATCGCGAGCGTGACCGACTGATTGACATCGTCGTGCGCACGCCACGCAGCGAAACGACACGTGATGGCCAGCTTTTGGATCAGATCGTCTATTCCACCGCCATCGGGGGCTATCTGCCGCTGAGCCAAGTGATCGACGGTTTTGAGGTTGTGGCAGAAGATCCGGTGATCGAACGGCGTAACCGCGTACAAACGATTACCGTGCAGGCCAACGTCATTGACGGCCTGACACCGCCAACCATCTTTGCAGAAATCCGTCCGTTGATTGAGGCGATTGAACTGCCTGCCGGCTATCGCATGGAATGGGGCGGCGAGTTTGAAAGCGCAGGCGAGGCGCAAGCCTCATTGGGGCGTCAGATGCCGCTTTCCTTTGGGACAATGCTTTTGATCACGGTCCTTTTGTTTGGCAAGCTGCGCCAGACAGCGGTGATCTGGACGATTGTGCCTATGGCGATCAATGGCGTGGCACTCGGCCTGCTATATTCCAATCTCGCGTTCAGCTTTACCGCAATGCTCGGGCTTTTGTCGCTGTCGGGCATGCTGATCAAGAACGCTATTGTTCTTGTCGAAGAGATCGATGCGCAAAAAGAAGTGGGCCTGCCACAGGACAAGGCGATCATCACAGCGAGCGTCAGCCGTCTTCGCCCCGTCGTTCTGGCCGCAGCCACCACAATTTTGGGCATGATCCCCTTGTTGTCTGACGGGTTCTTTGCGGCGATGGCAGTCACGATCATGGGCGGCTTGGGCTTTGCGTCCATCCTGACGCTGATCGGTGTCCCAGTACTTTATCACACCTACCTGCGCAAAGAACGCCTCGCAGACAAGCGCGGAGAGCTTGCGGCGGTAGCTGCATAA
- a CDS encoding efflux RND transporter periplasmic adaptor subunit, giving the protein MKLIFPFVAAFVLAAPLNAQETEVLTPSGDPAPIRAVKLIPAGGDAVQNERIFFGQVAALETVDLSFEVGGRLTMFEAREGQFVEKGVQIAALDLAPFERAVERATLELAQAERDLTRAQTLVQSNAASETQAENAETVRDLAAVSLREATDALDDARLAAPFRALVASRLTPNFANVAPGQPIVRLHDMSEVRVEIDVPERLFQSLSNVGEISFVGTSPLFDSEVPLVLREFNAETQNIGQSYRVTLALPSDEVQPAIIPGASMTVAARLSAGAAGAITLPPSAVSIGADGARVMLYTPAEDGQSGTVDWHSVDVSSLDGTEITVTGIDPAALIVGAGIQMLRAGDTVRPFTGLSVE; this is encoded by the coding sequence ATGAAGCTCATATTTCCCTTTGTCGCAGCATTCGTCTTGGCTGCTCCCTTGAACGCACAAGAGACTGAGGTGCTGACCCCGTCAGGCGACCCAGCCCCCATCCGTGCAGTGAAATTGATCCCCGCAGGTGGCGACGCTGTACAAAACGAACGCATTTTCTTTGGCCAGGTCGCGGCACTTGAAACTGTGGATTTATCTTTTGAAGTCGGTGGGCGCTTAACCATGTTTGAAGCCCGAGAGGGTCAGTTTGTGGAGAAGGGTGTCCAGATCGCCGCATTGGATCTCGCACCTTTTGAGCGTGCTGTTGAGCGCGCTACGCTTGAGTTGGCACAAGCCGAACGCGACCTGACACGGGCGCAAACGCTGGTGCAATCCAACGCCGCCTCGGAAACACAGGCTGAAAACGCCGAAACAGTACGTGATTTAGCCGCTGTGTCCTTGCGTGAAGCCACGGACGCGCTTGATGACGCCCGCTTGGCCGCCCCGTTTCGCGCCCTTGTCGCGTCACGGCTGACCCCAAATTTTGCCAATGTCGCGCCAGGCCAACCGATTGTACGGTTGCATGATATGTCAGAAGTCCGTGTTGAAATTGATGTCCCCGAACGGTTGTTTCAGAGCCTTTCGAACGTGGGTGAGATCAGCTTTGTCGGGACATCGCCCTTGTTTGACAGCGAAGTGCCTTTGGTCCTGCGCGAGTTTAACGCAGAGACACAGAATATTGGTCAAAGCTACCGCGTGACACTCGCCTTGCCTTCGGACGAGGTCCAACCGGCGATCATTCCCGGGGCATCAATGACCGTTGCAGCGCGTCTGTCCGCCGGTGCAGCCGGTGCAATCACCTTGCCGCCGTCCGCTGTTTCAATCGGCGCAGATGGTGCGCGGGTTATGCTCTATACCCCCGCTGAGGATGGGCAAAGTGGCACAGTGGATTGGCACAGTGTAGATGTGTCTTCGCTCGATGGCACCGAGATCACCGTCACCGGGATTGATCCTGCGGCATTGATCGTCGGCGCGGGCATTCAGATGCTGCGGGCAGGCGATACAGTCCGTCCCTTCACTGGTCTGAGTGTGGAGTAA
- a CDS encoding TetR/AcrR family transcriptional regulator, producing MSKQTPQERILSAARRLFFEHGFEKVSTELLAREAAVSKATIYRHFKNMGDILRCVTEAEAEKFREATPPKTETLEELRDALTKYGTKLLTFLNRSDTMQFARVIHEEARGNPDIGRTFFNAAHRRTQRDLAKMFRTAQTHRVLSDTTDAMDIAEDFIALLEGLGMARVQLGVVKTPYPRVDERTNRAVTTILQMHAKSARSGQ from the coding sequence ATGAGCAAACAAACTCCACAAGAACGGATTTTAAGCGCTGCAAGGCGACTATTCTTTGAACATGGCTTCGAGAAAGTATCGACTGAGCTGCTCGCGCGTGAGGCGGCCGTTTCAAAGGCAACGATCTATCGCCACTTCAAAAATATGGGTGATATTTTGCGCTGTGTCACCGAAGCGGAAGCGGAAAAGTTCCGCGAAGCGACGCCGCCCAAGACCGAGACTCTTGAAGAACTGCGCGATGCGCTCACGAAATACGGTACCAAACTGCTTACGTTTTTGAACCGTTCTGACACGATGCAATTCGCGCGCGTCATCCACGAAGAAGCGCGCGGGAACCCAGACATTGGGCGGACCTTCTTTAATGCAGCCCATCGCCGTACGCAGAGGGATCTCGCCAAGATGTTCAGAACCGCACAAACGCATAGAGTCTTATCCGATACGACCGATGCAATGGATATCGCGGAAGACTTTATCGCACTGCTGGAGGGGCTCGGGATGGCACGCGTGCAACTGGGCGTCGTCAAAACGCCTTATCCCCGCGTCGATGAACGCACGAACCGCGCCGTTACGACCATTCTCCAAATGCATGCTAAATCAGCTCGGAGCGGCCAATAG
- a CDS encoding TRAP transporter permease has product MEAQTVTSQSTNLPLGRRIAVSLALVLVFFGMLNTMPEIPGLQDWARDLTGRQFFRVSNFPPEYFYPPIFLLMMTIVALDASVYQAWRADKPHLAWLGFLLDAGLLLAAFLAAFGYLVEIDSVCLIDQITGERARLIQDAAERSAGVIPGMSFEAEVPACQARFGVWIIPLLFTIITLFFLYNIRVWGLPLVAVASIVVLYTVGTTLIWIFDLSDNNFLLTKLGADGGDVTAAAIQKATNVFVTPDGFMGRFMDIVVNQVFPYVVLGALFGTSAGGTSLIKLAVRATRNLRGGPAHAAIVSSAMFGTITGGPVTNVLSTGRLTIPMMRRNGFSKEFAGGVEAAASSGGQIMPPVMGVAAFVLVALTAVPYTKVITAAFLPAMFFFFSIFLAVMFQARRERVVAVGEVPADLVMDRQDWLNLIIIVLPILTILFLLLGSKDASGSGWIGAILPDAVTRTIINSTGDAVSAGWWAVAVLIPLLLLDPETRAKPSKILASLADGGLLISRLFLLLFAVSIISAFLNESGLTGELTRAVTSWLEQVQSIRLFGYEMQIVGGVYLMLALTCAMLCAIVLGMGMPTVPAYVNVALLLGPLLANLGVSFFTAHMFVFYFAVASAITPPVAVAAFAAASITGAEPMRTGVAAVRVGIVMFTIPFIFAWYPELLLIPEAVTITDESGAKALIEGYSGEVDIAALAALSARLILALYLVASALARYDRGPIGSVEIAARLGLAVLIMWKTEPVMWFGICAGLAVIVLHNILSRRAHQRATA; this is encoded by the coding sequence ATGGAGGCTCAAACCGTGACGTCGCAGTCGACCAATCTGCCTCTTGGCCGCCGCATCGCCGTATCCCTCGCCTTGGTCTTGGTGTTCTTTGGAATGTTGAACACCATGCCCGAGATCCCGGGGCTTCAGGACTGGGCGCGTGATCTGACGGGGCGGCAATTTTTCAGGGTATCAAACTTCCCGCCGGAATACTTCTATCCGCCGATCTTCCTTCTGATGATGACAATTGTGGCACTCGATGCCTCGGTCTATCAGGCGTGGCGTGCAGACAAGCCCCATCTTGCGTGGCTTGGTTTCTTGCTGGACGCGGGACTATTGCTTGCGGCCTTTCTGGCAGCCTTTGGATACCTCGTTGAAATCGATTCCGTCTGCCTGATTGATCAGATCACAGGCGAACGCGCCCGCCTCATTCAGGACGCCGCTGAACGCTCGGCCGGTGTTATCCCCGGAATGTCCTTTGAGGCGGAAGTGCCTGCCTGTCAGGCCCGCTTCGGGGTGTGGATCATTCCCCTGTTGTTCACCATCATAACGCTGTTTTTCCTTTACAACATCCGTGTCTGGGGCCTGCCCTTGGTGGCCGTCGCCAGTATCGTGGTGCTTTACACAGTTGGCACGACCCTGATCTGGATCTTTGATCTGTCGGACAACAATTTCCTGCTGACCAAACTGGGGGCCGACGGCGGGGATGTGACTGCGGCGGCGATCCAGAAAGCCACAAACGTCTTTGTCACACCCGACGGGTTCATGGGCCGTTTCATGGATATCGTGGTCAATCAGGTCTTTCCCTATGTGGTTCTTGGCGCGCTTTTCGGCACGTCAGCGGGGGGCACATCATTGATCAAGCTTGCCGTGCGCGCAACGCGCAACCTGCGCGGCGGTCCGGCCCATGCGGCCATCGTGTCCTCGGCCATGTTCGGCACGATCACCGGCGGGCCGGTCACCAATGTGCTGTCCACCGGACGGCTGACGATCCCGATGATGCGGCGCAACGGGTTTTCAAAAGAGTTTGCAGGTGGCGTCGAGGCGGCGGCATCCTCCGGCGGGCAGATCATGCCGCCGGTTATGGGGGTTGCAGCCTTCGTGCTGGTGGCGCTGACGGCGGTACCCTACACCAAAGTCATCACGGCGGCTTTCCTGCCTGCGATGTTCTTTTTCTTCTCTATCTTTCTGGCAGTAATGTTTCAGGCCCGCCGCGAGCGTGTGGTGGCCGTCGGTGAGGTCCCCGCGGACCTTGTGATGGACAGGCAGGACTGGCTGAACCTGATCATCATTGTGTTGCCTATCCTCACAATCCTGTTCCTTCTTCTGGGCAGCAAGGACGCCAGCGGCAGCGGATGGATCGGGGCAATCTTGCCCGATGCGGTCACGCGCACGATCATCAATTCCACAGGGGATGCCGTATCCGCCGGTTGGTGGGCAGTTGCGGTGCTGATCCCGCTGCTGCTGCTTGACCCTGAAACCCGCGCGAAACCGTCCAAGATATTGGCATCACTGGCCGACGGGGGGCTGTTGATTTCAAGGCTCTTCCTGCTGCTTTTTGCTGTGTCGATCATTTCCGCATTCCTGAATGAAAGTGGTCTGACCGGAGAACTGACCCGCGCTGTCACTTCGTGGCTGGAACAGGTCCAGAGCATCCGTCTCTTCGGGTATGAGATGCAGATCGTCGGCGGCGTCTATCTGATGCTGGCCCTGACCTGTGCAATGCTCTGCGCGATCGTGCTGGGCATGGGCATGCCGACGGTACCTGCCTATGTGAATGTCGCCTTGTTGCTCGGGCCCTTGCTTGCCAACCTTGGCGTCAGCTTTTTCACCGCGCATATGTTCGTCTTCTACTTCGCCGTAGCGTCCGCGATCACGCCGCCCGTGGCGGTCGCGGCTTTTGCAGCCGCCTCCATCACCGGAGCCGAGCCGATGCGCACCGGCGTTGCGGCCGTGCGCGTGGGCATTGTAATGTTCACGATCCCCTTCATCTTTGCATGGTACCCCGAACTTTTGCTGATCCCCGAAGCGGTCACAATCACCGACGAGTCGGGGGCCAAAGCCCTGATCGAAGGCTATAGCGGCGAGGTCGACATCGCGGCGCTGGCAGCGCTCTCCGCCCGACTGATCCTTGCGCTGTATCTCGTGGCGTCGGCCTTGGCACGGTATGACCGTGGCCCGATTGGGTCTGTAGAGATCGCGGCCCGCCTTGGTCTGGCCGTCCTGATCATGTGGAAAACAGAACCGGTTATGTGGTTTGGCATCTGCGCCGGACTGGCCGTGATCGTGCTGCACAATATTCTTTCACGGCGAGCCCATCAACGCGCGACAGCATGA
- a CDS encoding TAXI family TRAP transporter solute-binding subunit — protein sequence MIKTAIFGVSVALAPLAASAQATLTAETTTPGSTPHYIDTTLAAILDSAGVATVQITEGATLTNSVQAVAQGQLDMAPAPLILPFLLSRGIGPYSGVGAEDGAEMAGNLRVLFWNSGSAQIFAYYNNNPIEDIRSLDGLRIWNGPPRGAALTSGRAMIQLLSGAKDGEDYEGIQTPWPDTVSAITGGGVDAWTIPEGLPSGREIAIAAAGGITMHDVPSDLLASELGQQILAAPGHAPYSVPVEAFRAAYAGNDITIVTDDDTFDSFATAFGQIVNAAMDEELAYQITKAYLEGEQRFIEGSPRGPFAMLSFGDIDGVSQGACGAVQIKMHEGAIRAFEEAGHSVADCLRP from the coding sequence ATGATCAAAACTGCAATCTTTGGTGTGTCCGTTGCGCTTGCGCCACTGGCGGCATCTGCTCAGGCGACCCTGACCGCAGAAACGACCACACCGGGGTCAACACCCCACTACATCGACACAACTTTGGCCGCGATCCTTGATAGCGCGGGGGTTGCCACGGTGCAGATTACCGAAGGTGCGACGCTGACCAATTCGGTTCAGGCCGTTGCTCAGGGGCAGTTAGACATGGCGCCTGCACCTCTGATCCTGCCGTTTCTTTTGTCACGCGGCATCGGTCCATATAGTGGTGTTGGCGCCGAAGATGGCGCCGAGATGGCAGGCAATCTACGCGTCTTGTTCTGGAACTCTGGCTCAGCCCAGATTTTCGCGTATTACAACAATAATCCCATCGAAGATATTCGCTCTCTTGATGGATTGCGTATCTGGAACGGCCCGCCACGGGGCGCAGCACTGACATCTGGACGGGCGATGATCCAACTGTTGTCCGGCGCAAAGGACGGTGAGGATTACGAAGGCATTCAGACACCCTGGCCTGACACTGTGTCGGCCATCACCGGCGGTGGCGTAGATGCATGGACCATCCCTGAAGGCCTGCCATCCGGTCGCGAAATCGCAATTGCAGCCGCAGGCGGGATCACGATGCACGACGTGCCGTCGGATCTTTTGGCCAGCGAATTGGGCCAACAAATCCTCGCGGCACCGGGCCATGCGCCCTATTCTGTTCCGGTTGAGGCGTTCCGGGCCGCTTATGCAGGGAATGACATCACGATTGTCACCGACGATGATACCTTTGACAGCTTCGCCACGGCTTTTGGCCAGATCGTGAATGCGGCAATGGATGAAGAGCTCGCCTATCAGATCACGAAAGCCTACCTTGAAGGCGAGCAGCGCTTTATCGAAGGATCGCCGCGCGGACCGTTCGCGATGCTCAGCTTTGGCGATATCGATGGTGTGTCCCAAGGTGCCTGCGGCGCTGTGCAGATCAAAATGCACGAAGGCGCGATCCGTGCCTTTGAAGAGGCCGGCCATAGCGTCGCCGATTGTCTACGCCCCTAA